Proteins encoded by one window of Filimonas effusa:
- a CDS encoding DUF3820 family protein, which produces MEIFQPDSSILKELVTMKMPFGKYKDTVLCYLPVSYLEWFQRKGFPKGKLGMLLATMYEIKTNGLEELLSQVRKSL; this is translated from the coding sequence GTGGAAATATTTCAGCCTGACTCTTCAATATTAAAGGAGCTAGTGACGATGAAGATGCCATTTGGCAAGTATAAGGATACGGTGTTGTGTTATTTACCGGTATCGTACCTGGAGTGGTTTCAGCGGAAGGGGTTTCCGAAGGGAAAGCTGGGAATGTTGCTGGCGACGATGTACGAGATAAAAACGAACGGATTAGAAGAACTGTTAAGCCAGGTCAGGAAGTCGTTATAG
- a CDS encoding DUF6850 family outer membrane beta-barrel protein: MKSKLFLYMAALPLGLTTVYAQSPQAAIDKFKSNATTWELTNAALLKGIPLPNVGDASLGYFQDNGTFKHTLDAATRRGAQFNASRAHSVNKWDFYGSFDVKIFKDKEVALTDMANPFRDNPYQVADSLSGDWNKQRYALSLRAAAPTLMNGKLVLGLGVDYTVLTGARQKDPRPLDNSNQLSLLPGLVYHLGKNSFLGLNGAWQRYREDLSVELYNYRLSYNTYKLLGLGEYEFSAPIQLSSSTITRAFNGNEFGGNLQYGMKGTAWNLLASAGYCYNKENVIDGTSSPKKAGEHAFHEYAASLALNWSAKTAMHQLAASWKQRNISNKEFHQVQNSTTKQYETVYAAVFNTNLRTRASLSYLLNKSKAGDTLSWSLKAGAGYAGLDNRYATTRAWQTVDKADASLAFTKYFNCKSAAAFSLGILTMYEWVINKRLDYLPKNYSSNFVANNIWIPAHQFMTTPAWNNQLSIQYTFPPFTKSRNQLYVKGTGYLNAAMEDNGWVKKGDTRQGFQLSLGIYN; this comes from the coding sequence ATGAAATCTAAACTATTCCTATATATGGCTGCGCTGCCGCTGGGTCTTACAACTGTATATGCCCAGTCGCCACAGGCCGCTATCGATAAATTTAAATCAAATGCAACCACCTGGGAGCTTACCAATGCTGCCCTGCTGAAAGGAATACCCCTCCCAAATGTAGGAGACGCCAGTCTCGGTTACTTCCAGGATAATGGCACTTTTAAACATACGCTCGACGCTGCCACCCGCAGGGGCGCACAGTTTAATGCCTCCCGCGCGCACTCCGTGAATAAATGGGACTTCTACGGCTCCTTCGATGTAAAGATCTTTAAAGACAAAGAGGTTGCCCTTACCGATATGGCCAATCCGTTTCGCGATAACCCATACCAGGTGGCTGACTCTCTGAGCGGCGACTGGAATAAGCAGCGTTATGCACTCAGCCTTAGAGCAGCAGCCCCCACACTCATGAATGGTAAGCTCGTGCTGGGCCTCGGTGTCGACTATACAGTGCTCACAGGAGCACGTCAGAAAGACCCGCGCCCGCTCGATAATAGCAACCAGCTTAGCCTGCTGCCAGGCCTCGTTTACCACCTGGGCAAAAACAGCTTCCTCGGCCTCAACGGTGCATGGCAACGCTACCGCGAAGATCTCTCCGTAGAACTTTATAACTACAGGTTGTCTTACAACACTTATAAACTGCTTGGCTTGGGTGAATACGAATTTAGTGCTCCCATCCAGTTATCCTCAAGTACAATAACAAGAGCGTTTAATGGTAATGAATTCGGTGGCAATCTGCAGTATGGTATGAAAGGAACCGCCTGGAACCTGCTGGCCTCTGCAGGATATTGTTACAACAAAGAAAATGTGATCGATGGCACAAGCTCCCCGAAAAAAGCAGGTGAACACGCGTTTCATGAATATGCAGCTTCACTGGCCCTTAACTGGTCCGCAAAAACTGCAATGCATCAGCTGGCAGCCAGCTGGAAACAGCGTAACATCAGTAATAAAGAGTTTCATCAGGTACAGAACAGCACAACAAAACAATACGAAACAGTCTACGCCGCGGTCTTCAATACTAACCTGAGAACAAGAGCGTCTCTGTCCTACTTGCTTAACAAGTCAAAAGCCGGAGACACGCTCAGCTGGTCATTGAAAGCTGGTGCCGGATATGCAGGCCTCGACAACCGCTACGCTACCACCCGTGCCTGGCAAACGGTTGATAAGGCCGATGCCTCTCTTGCATTCACGAAATACTTCAATTGCAAAAGTGCTGCCGCCTTCTCCCTTGGCATCCTTACCATGTACGAATGGGTGATAAACAAAAGGCTTGACTACCTCCCAAAGAACTACTCGTCAAACTTTGTAGCAAACAACATCTGGATCCCGGCACATCAGTTCATGACTACACCAGCCTGGAACAACCAGCTGAGTATACAATACACCTTCCCGCCATTTACAAAAAGCCGCAACCAGCTTTACGTTAAAGGCACAGGTTATCTCAATGCTGCTATGGAAGACAACGGATGGGTAAAAAAGGGCGACACGCGCCAGGGCTTCCAGCTATCATTAGGCATTTATAATTAG
- a CDS encoding TonB-dependent receptor: MKRLLLPAALSCLLFMCNVVSPSAQLKAQTETSGAKPISLKKALEIIGNAHNIKFAYERSLVNGIEVTYNWAAVKAAQPELVLQQVLSQTGLSFVAISKNYFTIVRKQENKPQAVQGAIVPANNAPRTISANAEPNAFKPQGALITGIVTNASNNKPIEAASVSIPELGAFSVTDNKGLYRLPNLPAGTFTLNVQGVNTVPLEKKVTTIAGISQVVHLKVEENVLSLKEVQVVGVESKSLSRATLIGRTAIEHMQATNLGEVLQLLPGAVAFNPSFTNVNMTSIRQYESNNSEASYASSLGTSVVINGAPLSNNANLQAANTATGGVMANFSTASGMGIDMRQLSADNVESVEVIRGIPSVEYGDLTAGAIIVKTKASKEPAQFKARINPKLTQFWLGKGFGLGKDKGALFADIDFTKAYDDQIKANDAYERVTSSLQYTRTFGKTKQLFTNTTFAFAMNLDENKVDPDYEIDQVVRKMQDYSFRFSTTGKWVLGKQLARSLNYTLSASYAHQKGFQQQYYTSDISPVSTARENTTVEVDYLASRYLNQLWIDGKPLNIFAKLNDNFYVKTGAITHSFIVGGDWKLDANYGAGKTFDEKLPPRTTDNAGFRTRAFKEIPALNQLGLYAEDRISAKIANRSLIVQLGLRYDNIQPFSNNSKYVLAPRINASYELFENFAVRGGYGITAKAPTLLYLYPENAYFDYVSLNYYKDNPAERLAIMTTKVYNTENKDLKIAKTSKNELGFDWTFAKKKRLAVTAYYEQTRNGYEMNDYNINAYHFASIPKYTVESAPAGQKPVLSSNVTYATEVANYKMASNNRDILNKGIEFDLDMGRFNEIRTSFILNGALISTRSSSIDPFIMAQRVAGQPLTRLGVFAPRAKESQRFATTLRAIHNIPDLRFVITLAAQTIWMDKDKYLNYSSIPIGYIPVTSENQNAEVVYFTKEQRDAITSADRDLYLSLNEGYYREESWKPLWLFNIKLTKEFSKNMMFSFYANNVINHRPLQASKRYPTEFTKRNIDLFFGAEVSVKF; encoded by the coding sequence ATGAAGCGACTACTTCTGCCTGCTGCATTGTCGTGTCTGTTATTTATGTGCAATGTAGTTAGCCCGTCAGCCCAGTTAAAGGCACAAACGGAAACCTCCGGTGCTAAACCCATCTCTCTGAAAAAAGCTTTGGAGATCATAGGTAATGCACACAATATCAAATTCGCCTACGAACGTTCCCTCGTGAACGGTATCGAAGTCACTTATAACTGGGCGGCCGTTAAAGCAGCACAACCCGAACTGGTACTGCAACAGGTGCTCAGCCAAACAGGTTTGTCGTTTGTAGCTATTAGTAAAAATTATTTTACGATAGTCCGCAAACAGGAAAACAAACCGCAGGCCGTGCAGGGCGCTATAGTGCCCGCCAATAATGCGCCACGGACGATCTCTGCGAATGCAGAACCAAACGCATTTAAACCACAGGGCGCTCTTATTACAGGCATAGTAACAAATGCTTCCAATAATAAACCCATCGAAGCAGCCAGCGTATCTATTCCTGAACTGGGCGCTTTCTCAGTAACCGACAACAAAGGGCTCTATCGCCTCCCTAATCTGCCGGCAGGAACCTTCACACTTAATGTTCAGGGCGTAAATACAGTCCCGCTTGAAAAAAAGGTGACCACAATAGCAGGGATCAGCCAGGTAGTACACCTGAAGGTCGAAGAAAATGTGCTGTCGTTGAAAGAAGTCCAGGTGGTGGGCGTTGAAAGCAAATCTCTGTCGCGCGCTACGCTCATTGGACGTACAGCCATAGAACACATGCAGGCTACAAACCTTGGCGAAGTATTGCAGCTGCTTCCCGGAGCAGTGGCGTTTAACCCCAGCTTCACCAACGTGAACATGACGTCTATCCGCCAGTACGAATCAAACAATTCCGAAGCTTCCTATGCCAGCTCCCTGGGTACTTCGGTAGTGATCAATGGAGCGCCCCTTTCCAATAATGCCAACCTTCAGGCTGCCAACACGGCAACAGGCGGCGTAATGGCAAACTTCTCTACCGCCAGCGGCATGGGTATCGATATGCGGCAGCTTTCGGCCGACAATGTCGAATCGGTTGAAGTAATAAGAGGTATCCCCTCCGTCGAATATGGCGATCTTACAGCAGGAGCTATTATCGTAAAAACAAAAGCAAGCAAAGAACCAGCCCAGTTCAAGGCACGCATTAATCCCAAACTTACCCAGTTCTGGCTGGGCAAAGGCTTTGGCCTTGGTAAAGACAAAGGCGCCCTGTTTGCAGATATCGACTTTACAAAAGCATACGACGATCAGATAAAAGCCAACGATGCCTACGAAAGGGTAACTTCTTCTCTGCAGTATACACGCACTTTCGGCAAAACAAAACAGCTCTTCACCAATACCACCTTCGCATTCGCCATGAACCTCGACGAAAATAAGGTCGATCCCGATTACGAAATAGATCAGGTGGTGCGTAAAATGCAGGACTATTCATTCCGCTTCTCTACCACGGGTAAATGGGTGCTGGGTAAACAGTTGGCACGAAGCCTCAATTATACGCTCTCTGCCAGCTATGCACATCAGAAAGGCTTCCAGCAACAATATTATACCTCCGACATCTCACCGGTTTCTACCGCCAGGGAAAATACAACGGTGGAAGTCGACTACCTCGCTTCCAGGTACCTCAACCAGCTCTGGATCGACGGTAAACCCCTTAACATCTTCGCCAAACTCAACGATAACTTCTACGTTAAAACAGGAGCCATCACACATAGCTTCATTGTTGGAGGCGACTGGAAACTCGATGCCAACTATGGCGCAGGTAAAACCTTCGACGAAAAACTGCCGCCGCGTACAACCGACAACGCAGGCTTTAGAACACGCGCATTTAAAGAGATCCCCGCGCTTAACCAGTTGGGCCTCTATGCCGAAGACAGGATCTCCGCTAAGATCGCTAACCGCAGCCTCATCGTCCAGTTGGGCCTGCGTTACGATAATATCCAGCCCTTCTCAAACAACAGTAAATATGTATTGGCGCCACGTATCAACGCCTCTTACGAACTGTTCGAAAACTTCGCAGTTCGCGGCGGCTACGGCATTACCGCCAAAGCGCCTACACTGCTATACCTCTATCCCGAAAACGCTTACTTCGACTACGTTAGCCTCAACTACTATAAGGATAACCCGGCCGAACGTTTGGCTATCATGACTACCAAAGTCTATAATACCGAAAACAAAGACCTGAAAATTGCGAAAACCAGCAAGAACGAACTGGGCTTCGACTGGACTTTTGCTAAAAAGAAAAGACTCGCTGTAACTGCTTACTACGAACAAACAAGGAATGGATACGAAATGAATGATTATAACATCAATGCTTATCATTTTGCATCTATCCCCAAGTACACCGTGGAAAGCGCCCCCGCAGGCCAGAAACCGGTCCTCAGTTCCAATGTGACCTACGCAACAGAAGTAGCCAACTATAAAATGGCTTCCAATAACAGGGACATCCTCAATAAAGGAATTGAATTTGATCTCGACATGGGACGCTTTAATGAGATCCGTACCTCGTTCATTCTTAACGGAGCCCTTATCAGTACCAGGTCATCTTCTATTGACCCTTTTATTATGGCACAACGTGTAGCTGGTCAGCCTTTGACAAGGCTGGGAGTGTTTGCGCCCCGCGCCAAAGAAAGCCAGCGTTTTGCTACTACCCTGCGCGCTATTCATAACATCCCCGATCTGCGTTTCGTGATAACTCTCGCAGCGCAAACCATATGGATGGATAAGGATAAATATCTCAACTACTCCAGCATCCCCATTGGATATATACCCGTTACCAGCGAAAACCAGAACGCAGAAGTGGTGTACTTCACCAAAGAACAGCGTGATGCCATTACCAGCGCCGACAGGGATCTCTATCTCAGCCTTAACGAAGGTTACTATAGGGAAGAAAGCTGGAAACCGCTTTGGCTCTTCAATATCAAACTCACCAAAGAGTTTTCAAAGAACATGATGTTCTCCTTCTATGCCAATAACGTGATCAATCATCGCCCCCTGCAGGCAAGCAAACGATACCCTACTGAATTTACAAAAAGGAATATCGACCTGTTCTTTGGAGCCGAAGTATCTGTCAAATTCTAA
- a CDS encoding HEAT repeat domain-containing protein produces MKIAFKKYGILLAGLMVCQQGFSFSPLPHPGSATPSLTTCHTAIGNAAIYSDSLIDKSVTCHLPSAMLPSAFAIVIDEQTFRHTRQAVFAYKEMLEKKEHLSTYIISSSWNSPAEIRSILQKLAAKSPELAKSPGLTTKFPALEGAVLIGQIPVPMVRNAQHLTSAFKMDEQKFPFERSSVASDRFYDDFDLRFRILEHDKKRPLWFYVELEESSPQYISSDIYTARIISHKPGEQAYTDINNFLKKAVDARTKPGKLNHLLAFTGGGYNAESLTAWTDEQQLLRECFPLAFSTAGSSRVLNFRMDSAMKQVIMSELQRPALDLAFLSEHGDIEKQYITNESSGKIITAEIEAIRPSARLVVFNACYNGSFHHPGNIAGAYLFNEGGTIVTQGNTVNVLQDKYAFQLAGLLQEGVRVGIWNSNINSLETHLLGDPTWHFYHQNGEALNKELVANWKNEKFWRSSLNHPSVAIRSLALSRLFALHAPNVDQQASKIFDTARTVNERMQCLSLLAAYGGSTFNKLASKALQDPHEYIRRKAAEWIARSGNDSFIPQLVSLLLAHPNDERVVWSAKRSLAVMDPIKVKQATIQQVGEASYLMNKEQLLQSWLKDVEEDSLAAAKTYAAIISKQLPEAKRIQSIRLLRNNTYHEFIPQLVKMLEDPGESAAIKVQLLEAAGWFSNTYQKPMLLDICRKLSNDKSQPPEISREAQQTSLRLTQWQLL; encoded by the coding sequence ATGAAAATAGCTTTCAAGAAATATGGCATTTTACTGGCAGGCCTAATGGTCTGCCAGCAAGGCTTTAGCTTCTCGCCATTGCCACACCCTGGTTCCGCCACTCCATCCTTGACTACCTGCCATACTGCTATCGGTAATGCTGCCATCTATTCCGATTCCTTAATCGACAAATCGGTGACTTGCCATCTGCCGTCAGCCATGCTGCCATCTGCTTTCGCCATCGTTATCGACGAGCAAACATTCAGGCATACCCGTCAAGCTGTTTTTGCCTATAAGGAAATGCTGGAAAAAAAAGAACACCTGTCAACCTATATCATAAGCAGCAGTTGGAATAGCCCCGCAGAAATCCGTTCCATCCTGCAAAAGCTGGCAGCAAAATCCCCAGAGCTTGCAAAATCTCCCGGGCTAACAACAAAATTTCCCGCACTCGAAGGCGCTGTTTTAATAGGCCAGATCCCGGTCCCTATGGTCCGTAATGCCCAGCATCTGACCTCCGCATTTAAAATGGATGAACAGAAATTCCCCTTCGAAAGATCTTCAGTGGCATCCGACAGGTTCTACGATGATTTCGACCTGCGTTTCCGCATCCTGGAACACGACAAAAAGCGACCTCTCTGGTTCTATGTCGAGCTAGAGGAGTCCAGCCCGCAATACATCAGCTCCGATATCTATACCGCCCGCATTATCTCCCATAAACCCGGAGAACAGGCATATACCGATATCAATAACTTTTTAAAAAAGGCCGTTGATGCCCGTACCAAACCCGGCAAACTCAACCACCTCCTGGCATTCACCGGCGGAGGTTACAACGCTGAATCCCTGACTGCCTGGACCGATGAACAACAACTGTTGCGTGAATGTTTTCCACTTGCATTCTCAACAGCCGGCAGCAGTAGGGTCTTAAATTTCCGCATGGACTCTGCCATGAAGCAGGTCATCATGAGCGAACTGCAACGCCCCGCACTTGATCTGGCTTTCCTCTCCGAACATGGAGATATCGAAAAGCAATACATCACAAACGAATCTTCCGGTAAGATCATCACTGCAGAAATAGAAGCCATTCGCCCCTCGGCACGTCTGGTCGTCTTCAACGCCTGCTACAATGGCTCCTTTCACCACCCCGGCAATATTGCCGGCGCTTATCTCTTCAACGAAGGAGGAACCATCGTAACGCAAGGTAACACGGTAAATGTGCTACAGGATAAATACGCTTTCCAGCTCGCAGGACTGCTGCAGGAAGGTGTACGTGTTGGTATCTGGAATAGCAACATCAACTCACTCGAAACGCATCTGCTGGGCGATCCAACATGGCACTTCTATCACCAGAACGGCGAAGCCTTAAACAAAGAACTGGTAGCAAATTGGAAGAATGAAAAGTTCTGGCGCTCCAGCTTGAATCATCCATCTGTAGCCATCCGTTCTTTGGCCTTGTCCCGCTTGTTTGCCCTGCATGCCCCTAACGTCGATCAGCAGGCGTCGAAGATCTTTGATACTGCGAGGACTGTCAATGAAAGAATGCAATGCCTGTCACTGCTGGCTGCTTACGGTGGCAGCACATTTAACAAGCTGGCATCCAAAGCACTTCAGGATCCTCACGAATACATCAGGCGCAAAGCCGCAGAGTGGATCGCCAGATCCGGCAACGATAGCTTTATTCCCCAACTGGTAAGCCTGCTCCTGGCGCATCCAAACGATGAACGCGTAGTATGGTCTGCCAAAAGGAGTTTAGCTGTAATGGATCCCATAAAAGTAAAACAGGCAACAATCCAACAGGTAGGAGAGGCCTCTTATCTAATGAACAAAGAACAGCTTCTGCAAAGCTGGTTAAAGGATGTAGAAGAAGATAGCCTCGCCGCTGCCAAAACATATGCAGCCATCATCAGCAAACAGCTCCCCGAAGCAAAACGCATCCAGTCGATAAGATTGCTGCGAAACAATACATACCACGAATTCATCCCGCAACTGGTAAAAATGCTTGAAGACCCCGGAGAGTCTGCTGCCATAAAAGTGCAACTCCTCGAAGCCGCAGGATGGTTTAGTAATACATATCAAAAGCCCATGCTGCTTGATATCTGCCGTAAACTTT
- a CDS encoding FecR family protein, which produces MQNNQVTTDYTDFTLEHFLADPSFRTWAKGTADANTTTYWQQVIGIYPQHEATIGQAVAIIRKLSQPSPSATFNGQQLSWKTIETQINGHTTRKTISWIRYAAVAAAIVLLAVASWLLLSKQPQLQQQTLAAQRQRMVLPDSSVVTLGANSSLSYNTWQPGKPREVWLKGEAYFEINHLNKDSAHITPAQRFLVHVNDNITVEVLGTVFLVRNRRGKTAVSLESGSVKVNIAGTRQQQLMLKPGETVELNPQQNLVELHPQKDSIPTQWRSGNLMLNNTSVREILQLLEDNYNRTVKVASPELLDKRVDGILPLNNEQHALMALSSILDAEFREHTNGTLVLKKN; this is translated from the coding sequence ATGCAAAATAATCAGGTGACGACAGACTACACGGACTTTACCTTGGAACATTTCCTGGCCGATCCGTCGTTCAGAACCTGGGCAAAAGGAACCGCCGACGCCAATACCACAACTTATTGGCAACAGGTTATCGGCATCTATCCGCAGCACGAAGCCACTATCGGCCAGGCAGTAGCCATCATCCGGAAACTCAGCCAGCCTTCCCCTTCTGCTACTTTCAACGGTCAGCAGCTCTCATGGAAAACTATCGAAACCCAGATCAACGGCCACACGACGCGCAAAACCATTTCTTGGATCAGGTATGCGGCGGTAGCCGCCGCTATCGTGCTGCTTGCCGTAGCATCATGGCTCCTGCTTTCAAAGCAGCCACAACTGCAGCAACAAACGCTGGCAGCCCAACGGCAGCGTATGGTTTTACCGGATAGCTCCGTTGTAACCCTCGGAGCCAATTCCTCATTGTCTTATAATACCTGGCAGCCCGGTAAGCCACGCGAAGTATGGCTGAAAGGAGAAGCTTATTTCGAAATCAATCACCTGAATAAGGATTCCGCCCATATTACACCCGCACAGCGCTTCCTCGTGCATGTTAACGACAACATCACGGTAGAAGTGCTCGGTACTGTTTTCCTGGTCCGTAACCGCAGAGGCAAAACTGCAGTTTCGCTGGAATCAGGATCCGTAAAAGTGAATATCGCCGGAACAAGGCAACAACAGCTGATGCTGAAACCCGGAGAAACAGTAGAGCTCAACCCGCAGCAAAACCTGGTTGAACTCCACCCGCAAAAGGATAGCATCCCCACACAATGGCGCTCCGGTAACCTCATGTTGAACAATACCTCCGTCCGCGAAATCCTGCAACTGCTGGAAGACAACTACAATAGAACCGTAAAAGTCGCTTCCCCGGAATTGCTTGATAAACGTGTAGACGGCATCCTGCCGCTAAACAATGAACAACATGCGCTCATGGCCCTTTCCAGCATCCTCGATGCCGAATTCCGTGAGCACACAAATGGCACCCTCGTGCTCAAAAAGAACTAA
- a CDS encoding RNA polymerase sigma factor: MNLRRSEIEIWDAFVEGHKADFEYLYNTYYAHLLAYAGKFLDDPVLVQECIQDLFVKLWHNRSNLGRPASVKHYLLKSLRNLAYNKLSARQRIRHIGGIEEFDSFNLVFDDPRSLTAAQPLSAALQHKINGLTPRQKEIIYLFYVEDLSYDEIAEILDMNKGGAYKLLYRALESLRLQFFLKKRNPVG, encoded by the coding sequence ATGAACCTAAGGCGCAGTGAAATAGAAATCTGGGATGCCTTTGTAGAAGGTCATAAGGCGGATTTTGAGTATTTATACAATACCTATTACGCCCATCTTCTGGCATATGCAGGAAAATTCCTGGACGACCCTGTACTGGTACAGGAGTGCATCCAGGACCTGTTTGTTAAACTATGGCATAATAGATCCAACCTCGGACGCCCCGCTTCAGTAAAGCATTACCTGCTGAAATCCCTTCGTAACCTGGCCTATAATAAACTCAGCGCCAGGCAAAGAATAAGGCATATAGGAGGTATAGAAGAATTCGACAGCTTCAATCTCGTGTTCGACGATCCCCGCTCTCTTACAGCAGCCCAACCCTTATCCGCTGCACTTCAGCATAAGATCAACGGGCTTACCCCGCGCCAGAAAGAAATTATCTACCTCTTTTACGTCGAAGATCTGTCCTACGACGAAATAGCAGAGATCCTTGACATGAATAAAGGCGGCGCCTATAAACTCCTTTACCGCGCACTCGAAAGCCTCCGTTTGCAGTTTTTTTTAAAAAAAAGAAATCCCGTGGGATAA
- a CDS encoding DUF5074 domain-containing protein — MKTMSRSWSRLALCLLAIPVLLFSCQKDDTPAQIGKYQDGFFIINEGWYGHETGTVYFYDHRGDSLRANIYQAENPDKVLGTITSTLQYATIFNNKMYMVVKVGGPLVVVNPATMKEINRIEPLPGNNGVSFLGLNDDQGLLGTTNGLYLLGLSPLSLGAKVTEITGAIGDMVKTGAYLFVGSQKTGLVVLNNNTFSTVKSFANVQMGPVVSGDGSGVWAIAGNNLLKINAQTLTADTVKLAFTAVSPYGAWRSTAITSSTRENAVFYAENKSFTGATRIYKYVVGNTASATTPFITLPEGQYCYGKAVAYNKAADELIVTTLNGAYTGNINRVLFYNAATGELKKTLTYNGWHFPAMPVFY; from the coding sequence ATGAAAACAATGTCTCGCTCATGGAGCCGGTTGGCGCTCTGCCTGCTCGCAATCCCTGTACTCCTGTTCTCCTGTCAAAAAGACGATACGCCCGCTCAAATCGGTAAATATCAGGACGGCTTCTTTATCATCAATGAAGGCTGGTATGGCCACGAAACCGGCACCGTTTACTTCTACGACCACCGGGGCGACTCTCTCCGGGCTAATATTTATCAGGCCGAAAATCCCGATAAAGTATTGGGTACCATTACCTCCACCCTCCAATACGCTACTATTTTCAATAATAAAATGTACATGGTGGTAAAAGTGGGTGGCCCTCTCGTAGTAGTTAACCCCGCTACCATGAAGGAAATCAACCGTATTGAACCCCTGCCGGGCAACAATGGCGTCTCTTTCCTCGGCCTCAACGACGACCAGGGATTGTTAGGTACCACAAATGGCCTCTATCTCTTAGGATTATCCCCGCTTTCTCTTGGCGCCAAAGTAACCGAAATCACCGGCGCTATCGGCGATATGGTTAAAACGGGCGCGTATCTCTTTGTCGGTTCGCAGAAAACCGGCCTCGTAGTCCTGAATAACAATACATTCAGTACCGTCAAATCTTTTGCAAACGTTCAAATGGGACCTGTTGTCTCTGGCGATGGCTCAGGTGTTTGGGCAATAGCTGGAAATAATTTGTTGAAGATCAACGCCCAAACCCTCACCGCCGATACGGTGAAACTTGCGTTCACCGCTGTTTCACCCTATGGCGCCTGGCGCTCTACCGCTATAACCAGCTCAACCAGGGAAAATGCAGTGTTCTACGCCGAAAACAAAAGCTTCACCGGCGCTACCAGGATCTATAAATATGTTGTGGGAAATACCGCTTCAGCCACTACCCCTTTTATCACATTACCCGAAGGCCAGTATTGCTATGGTAAAGCAGTGGCTTATAATAAGGCAGCCGACGAACTTATTGTCACTACACTTAATGGCGCCTATACAGGTAATATCAATAGGGTGCTTTTTTATAACGCCGCCACAGGTGAGCTCAAAAAAACATTGACGTATAACGGATGGCATTTCCCGGCAATGCCTGTGTTCTATTAG
- a CDS encoding DUF4876 domain-containing protein, translated as MKIKYLAFLLSVSCLLFACRKSFYEYDTVNWGLKIVYPDTYSKKDVEGAKVTLKNTITGASSEFISDAGGSVSWRNITPGVYTVTVSRTLSLDEAESLTGNRGEVFLNGSISPLTVKGGDSTVTLQLKGSTVGGFVIKEYYYAGVPSAYFYDLFMEIYNNSTDTLYADSICMGNTKVNSTAGSVYGFLDSSNYVYLQHIWMVPGAGKDVPIAPGKSFIIAMDGINHKDDPLGNPNSPVNLGAGIADFETYFPYTNRDADAADVPNLIHVYAGTTAGFDWLPGVLGHGLVVFKHPDPQHLPTFTEPGTSATARFIRVPVASILDGVDCVANTAVTPDKKRLPATVDAGMTTVGGTYNGKSVRRKIKTEIDGRKILVDTNNSTADFEINSKPTPKGW; from the coding sequence ATGAAAATAAAATACCTGGCCTTCTTGCTCTCCGTTAGCTGCCTGCTCTTCGCTTGCCGCAAATCGTTCTATGAGTACGATACAGTGAACTGGGGCCTTAAGATCGTATACCCCGATACCTATAGCAAAAAAGATGTTGAAGGTGCGAAAGTAACTCTCAAAAACACGATAACAGGTGCGTCTTCAGAATTTATCTCCGATGCAGGTGGCTCCGTAAGCTGGCGCAATATTACTCCGGGCGTATACACCGTAACGGTAAGCCGTACGCTTTCACTCGATGAAGCGGAAAGCTTAACAGGTAATCGTGGCGAAGTATTTCTCAACGGCTCTATTTCACCGCTTACAGTGAAAGGGGGAGACTCAACAGTTACACTACAGCTGAAAGGCAGCACAGTAGGAGGATTTGTAATAAAGGAATACTATTACGCCGGTGTGCCCTCAGCCTACTTCTACGACTTGTTTATGGAGATCTATAACAACTCCACCGATACCCTTTATGCCGATAGCATTTGTATGGGCAACACAAAAGTGAATTCTACTGCCGGCTCGGTTTACGGTTTCCTCGATTCCTCAAACTATGTTTACCTGCAGCATATCTGGATGGTGCCAGGCGCTGGTAAAGATGTACCCATAGCACCCGGTAAATCTTTTATCATCGCCATGGATGGCATCAACCACAAAGACGATCCCCTTGGCAATCCTAACTCTCCTGTAAACCTTGGAGCAGGTATCGCCGATTTCGAAACTTATTTCCCTTATACCAACAGGGATGCCGATGCTGCCGACGTGCCTAACTTGATTCACGTTTATGCAGGCACAACCGCAGGTTTCGACTGGTTGCCCGGTGTGCTTGGCCACGGCCTGGTGGTCTTCAAACATCCCGACCCCCAACACCTGCCCACATTTACAGAGCCCGGTACCTCGGCCACGGCACGGTTTATCCGCGTACCGGTAGCAAGCATCCTCGATGGCGTCGATTGTGTGGCCAATACGGCAGTCACGCCCGATAAAAAGCGTTTGCCCGCAACTGTAGACGCAGGTATGACCACAGTAGGCGGCACCTATAACGGCAAATCTGTCAGAAGAAAGATCAAAACAGAAATAGATGGCCGTAAAATATTGGTCGACACCAATAACTCAACAGCCGATTTCGAAATCAATAGCAAGCCCACCCCTAAAGGATGGTAA